GGAGATTCAGGGGGTTGGCTATCGCGCTGCGGTTGGTGGAGGGGCGATTCAGCTGAGCCTTGGGTTTTCGCATCCGGTTGAAATGGCGCTTCCTGAGGGTGTCAACGCCAAGGTTGAAAAAAATACCGTGATCACCTTTACCGGCATTGACAAGCAGCAGCTTGGTCAGGTTTGCGCTGAAATACGGGAATTGCGCCCTCCTGAGCCGTACAAGGGTAAAGGGATCCGCTACCTTGGGGAACACATTCTTCGCAAGGAAGGCAAGAAAAAGTAATAACCTGAAGAGGGTACATCGATGGCAAAGGATCGGCATCAGGCCAGGTGGAAGCGTGGACGGAGAATTCGCAACAGGATCAGCCATGTTCGCAAGGACCGGTTCAGGTTGTCCGTGTTTCGCAGTTCGACAAATATCTACGCTCAGATCATTGATGACACCAAGGGTCAGACCTTGGTTGCCGCTTCGACTCTTGAGAAGGGTGTTCGTGAGGGGTTGAAGAGCAGTGGCAATATCGAGGCTGCAATCGCGGTGGGAAAAGTCCTTGCTGGAAAGGCGATGGAGGCCAACATCAAGCGGGTTGTGTTTGATCGCGGTGGGTATCTTTATCATGGAAGGGTCAAGGCGCTTGCGGATGCGGCAAGAGAAGCTGGCCTCGAATTTTAGGACATGCGGTCGCCCGTTGGGATTGCAATGGCCGGACCTGAGATGATCGCTTCAAGGAAAGTTTAGAAACAATGGCTTCTGGATTGCCTGGGATACTGTAATTGATTAGGAGAAAAAATGTCGAAACCCCGCCGGGCCTCAGCAGAGGAAAAAGTTGAGAACAGGCCAAGTGATGACCTGATTGAAAAGTTGGTCGCCATCAAACGGACTGCGAAGGTTGTGAAAGGCGGAAGCCGGTTTAATTTTTCCGCCATCGTGGTTGTCGGGGATGGAAATGGCAAGGTAGGGTATGGGCTGGGAAAAGCCAAGGAAGTTCCGGAGTCGATCCGCAAGGCGACGGAACAGGCGCGGAAAAATATGAAGAAGGTGGCGATCAAGGACGGTCGAACCCTGTTTCATGAAATTCAGGGGCGCTATGGTGCGGGTCGCGTTGTTGTCCGCCCGGCTGCCCAGGGGACTGGAATCATTGCCGGTGGGGCCATGAGGCCGATCTTTGAAGCGGTAGGGGTCACGGATGTCCTGGCCAAGTCGCTCGGGACTTCCAATCCACACAACTTGATTAAGGCGACCTTTGACGCTCTTGAGGCGATCAAGTCGCCGGCCATGATACTTGCCAAGCGTGGATTGTCTGGCGACGCACTGTAATGGAAAGGGGCTTCGGAGATGTCGGGTACCATCAAGGTTGAGAAAATCAGATCGGTCATTGGTCGGCCGGAGAAGCATCGGAGAATCATGCTGGCCCTGGGTTTGAGAAAGACTCATCACGTGGCGGAGCTGCCCGACAATCCTGCGGTTCGCGGTATGGTCGCCAAGGTGATCCATTTGGTTCGGGTGTTGGAAGAATAGAGGGTGTGAAAGAAGATGAAACTGAACGAACTTCCTCCCCGTCAGGCGGACCGGAAACAGGCCAAAAGGGTTGCCCGCGGCCTTGGGTGCGGCACAGGAAAGACAGCGGGCCGAGGCGTCAAGGGTCAGAAAGCGCGATCGGGAGGCTACCACAAGATCGGGTTTGAAGGAGGGCAAATGCCCCTTCAGCGCCGCCTGCCCAAAGGTGGATTCAAGAACCCCTTTCGCAAGGAGTACGCGATTATCAGTATTGGCGATCTTGAAGTTTTTTCCGCCAACGCTGAAATCAGGCTTGCCGATTTACAGGAAAAGGGGTTGGTTCGCAAGAAGATCGGTGATGGCATCAAGCTTCTGGCGGATGGTGAATTGACAAAGCCGGTACAGATCTTTGTTCACAAGGCTTCGAGGAGTGCCATTGAGAAGGTCGAGGGAATCGGTGGCAAGGTTCACTTCATTGGCGGTGAAACGGACAGGTAGTATCATTTAATGGCTACGACGGACGTTCAGTCACCATTTGCAGGACTTGCCAATCTGGGGCGGATTCCGGAATTGCGTAAACGGATTGTGTTTACGCTGGGCATGCTCATTGTTTATCGCATCGGCGCGCATGTTCCGACGCCCGGAATTGACCCGAATGCATTGGCTGTCTTCTTTTCGCAGCAACAGGGGACGTTGCTGGGAATGTTTAACATGTTTTCGGGTGGGGCTCTTTCCAGGTTGACTGTCTTCGCTCTTGGGATCATGCCCTATATTTCCGCCTCCATCATTCTCCAATTGATGACATCGGTGTTTCCAAAGCTGGAAGCGATCAAGAAGGAGGGGGAATCGGGTCGGAGGAAAATCAACCAGTATACCCGATATGGAACGGTCCTTCTGTCGATCTTTCAGGGGTTTGGGATTGCCTACGGGCTTGAGTCGATGCAGGCTGGCGGAATGAGCGTCGTTGTCGATCCAGGGTGGTCATTTCGCATGATGACCGTGATCACCTTGACGTCGGGGACTGCTTTTATCATGTGGGTCGGCGAGCAGATTACGTCTCGGGGTATTGGGAATGGGATTTCACTGATCATCTATGCTGGAATCGTGGCCAATCTGCCTATTGCTCTGGTGCAAACGCTTCAACTGGCTCGTACTGGTGATCTGCAACCGTTGTTCGTCCTTTTTTTGCTGGTCATGGCGGTTGCGGTGACGGCGTTCATCATCTTCATGGAGCGTGCTCAAAGGCGGATCACTGTTCAATATGCCAGGCGTCAGGTCAGTGGACGAAGGATGGTTGGTGGAGAGAGTTCGCACCTGCCGCTGAAGGTTAATACAGCAGGAGTGATCCCTCCGATTTTTGCAAGTTCGATTATCCTGTTTCCTGTGACTCTGGCGAACTTTGCGCCATGGGACCAGGTCAAGGTATTGGCTGGATATTTTTCGCCTGGGCAGATTCCATACATGCTTATGTATGCAGTCGCGATTTTGTTTTTTTCTTTTTTCTATACGGCGATTGTTTTCAATCCCGAGGAAACGGCGGATAACCTTAGGAAATATGGGGGGTTTGTTCCAGGGATTCGTCCGGGAGTCAAAACAGCGGAATACCTGGATACGATTTTGACGCGATTGACTCTGATTGGGGCCCTTTATATCGCTGCGGTTTGTCTGTTGCCTGAGCTGTTGATCGCCAATTACAATGTGCCGTTTTATTTTGGCGGCACATCCATGTTGATTGTCGTTGGCGTCACCATGGATACTGCGGCACAGATTCAGTCATTTTTGATCAGCCGGCAATATGAAGGGCTTATGAAAAAAGCCCGGATTCGTGGACGTCGCAATTGATATTGGAATGCCTTGGGCATGAGGCAAAACGGAGGAAGTCATGAAAGTCAGGGCGTCGGTCAAGAAGATTTGCAAGGATTGCAAGATGATCAAACGCAAGGGTGTTCAAAGGATCATTTGCACCAAAAGTCCCAAGCACAAGCAGCGCCAGGGCTGATACCATAATCATTTTTTGATGGAAAATCGTCTGGAGGTTACAAGGTGGCTCGTATCGCTGGTGTCAACATTCCTGTCAATAAACGGCTTGTCGTAGCCCTGACCTATATCTATGGGATCGGCAGAAATGCTGCCGAGGAGATCATGGGCAAGGCTGGGATTGACATGGCAACCCGGACCAAGGACCTTTCAGAGGCAGAGGTTGCAAGGATTCGTAGTGTGATTGACGAAGGGTATCAGGTCGAGGGTGACTTGCGTCGTCAGGTAGCGATGAACACCAAACGTCTTATGGATCTTGGGTGTTATCGTGGGCTGAGGCATCGGCGTGGACTTCCCGTCCGTGGTCAGAGGACCCACACGAACGCCCGTACAAGAAAGGGACCGCGCAAGGCCATTGCCGGCAAGGTTCGGTAGCATATATTGTTTTCAGTTTCCTGTTTTTCTTGTCATGGGAGATGAGCAGGGAACAGAAGATCTGTTTTTGAGACCGCAACACGATTGAGGCCAATCAAGAAGGAGATGACATGGCGAAAGGGCAGAAGACCAAGGGCAAGAAGAAGGAAAAGAAGAATATTGCTTCAGGCATTGCCTATATTCGGTCAACATTCAACAACACCCTTATCACCATTACGGACAGCGTGGGTAACGTGATCTCTTGGGGATCGGCTGGTTCTCAGGGATTCAAGGGGTCACGGAAGTCTACGCCGTTCGCCGCTCAAATGGCCGCTGAGGATGCCGGACGTCGCGCTCAAGAACATGGCATGAAAAATTTGGAAGTGCGGCTCAAGGGCCCTGGTTCAGGCCGAGAATCGGCACTCCGCGCTTTGGCAAGCATTGGGTTTGCCATATCATTGGTCCAGGATGTGACGCCCATCCCGCATAACGGGTGCAGACCGCCCAAACGCCGTCGTGTTTGATACACATTCAATGCTCTGAGCAGGGGAACAGGAAGAGACATGTCCCGATATTTCGGTTCCAAGTGCCGCATGTGCCGGCGCGAAAGCACAAAACTTTTCCTAAAAGGGGAAAAGTGCTTCTCCGATAAGTGTGCCATCGAAAAAAGAAACTATGCTCCTGGGATGCATGGGCAAAGGCGCAGAAAGATTTCCGATTACGGAATGCATCTCAGGGAGAAACAAAAGATTAAACGCGCCTATGGGCTGTTGGAATCGCAATTCCGAAACTATTTCATGAAAGCAGAGCGTATGAAGGGGGTTACGGGCGAAAACCTGCTGATTCTCCTTGAGCGCAGGTTGGATAACTGTGTTTACCGCCTGGGCTTTTCTGCGTCACGGTCGGAAGCACGGCAGATTGTCACGCATAAACAAATTGTGGTGAACGATAAGGTGGTCAACCTTCCCTCCTTTTTGGTTCGTCCTGGCGACAAGATTGAAGTTCGTGAAAAGGCCAAGACCCACTTACGCATCAAGGGGGCGGTCGAAACCTCTCACAAGTCACAATCGGTGCCATGGATGGAGGTTGATGCCGCGACACTGACTGGAAGGTTTGTATCTTATCCTGACCGGTCGGATCTCCCGGCGGAGTACAATGAAAACCTGATTGTCGAGCTGTATTCCAAATAAATAACCCGCTGGAGGCGCTGGATGTATCGGAATTGGACGGAGCTGATAAAGCCTCGGAAGGTGGAACTGGTCAGTGAAGGCGATGCACAACGCAAGGCGACCCTTGTCGCCGAGCCGCTTGAGCGTGGTTTTGGTACGACGCTTGGAAATGCCCTGCGGCGGGTACTTCTTTCTTCACTTCAGGGGGCGGCAGTCTCTTCGGTACGGATCGAAGGTGTTTTGCACGAGTTCTCAAGCATTCCTGGTGTCATGGAAGATGTCACCGAGATCATTCTTAATTTGAAGGAACTCGCGATCCGCGTCAACGGCTCTGGAACCAAGAGAATGAGGCTTTTCGCCGACAAGGAGGGAATTGTTACCGCGGGAATGATCGAAACGGGTGCCGATATTGATATTTTGAACCCGAAGCATCATATCGCAACTCTGAACAAGAGTGGCCGTCTGGATATGACCATGACGGTTACAACCGGGAAGGGGTATGTCCGGGCGGCACAGGGGGGCGATGATGATTCGCCTTCCCCTATTGGTGAAATTCCCATGGATTGTAGTTATAATCCAGTCAAAAAAGTTTCGTACAAGGTCGAGAATGCTCGTGTCGGGCAACAAACGGACCATGACAAGCTGATTATTGACATTGAAACCAATGGGGTCGTTTCGCCTGAGGATGCCTTGGCGCTGGCGGCCAAGATCTTGCAAGATCAGTTGAGCTTGTTTATCAATTTCGACGACGTTCCCATGCATGAAGCTGGTGACGCAGAGTCGGGACCAAGATGGAATCCTCATCTTTTCCGCAAGGTTGACGAGCTTGAATTGTCGGTGCGGTCCGCCAACTGTCTCAAAAACGATGACATTGTCTATATCGGGGATCTGGTCCAGAAAACCGAGGCCGAGATGCTCAAGACTCCTAATTTTGGCAGGAAATCCTTGAATGAAATCAAGGAAGTCTTGGAGGAAATGAATCTGAGTCTGGGGATGCATCTGGAGAACTGGCCACCAGAAAATATCGAGGAACTGGCCAAGCAGTTCGAAGAAGAAAATTTTTAGCCGGGGAACAGGTCCATGAGACATCGAAAGAGTGGCCGCAAACTGGGGCGTGAGACGAGTCATCGAAAGGCTATGATAAGCAATCTGGCGATCAGTCTGTTTCGGCATGAGCGTATCGAAACGACTGTGACCCGGGCCAAGGAGTTGCGGATATTTGCTGAACGGATGGTAACCCTTGGAAAAACGGGCAGTCTTCATGCCCGCCGGCGTGCTCTGGGATTTCTCAGGGACAAGGATGTCGTTCACAAGCTTTTTGCTGATATCGCTGTCAGAAACGCGAGCAGGAATGGTGGATATACGCGAATCATCAAGACCAGAAATCGATACGGAGACTGTGCTCCGATGTCATTTATCGAGTTGGTCGAGAAAGTTGCTGTGGCTCAAGATTCCTAGGGAAGACAACCACTTCCTCCAATCGACCGGCCATTGGCCGGTTTTTTTTTACCTGGGGATGGATTTGGAAGCATTGTGCTCGTCCTGGGAGTTCATTGGATGATTGAGGCGAAAGGGAATATTGAAGTGAAACGTGCTGCCACTTGAGCCATCGCTTTCCACCCAAAGGGTTCCGCCTGATTTTTCGACCAGGTGTTTGCATATGGAGAGTCCCAATCCGGTTCCGCACCAATGGGAGGCACTGGGCAGGAATGCGGTCTGAGACGATCCAAGAAAAATTGAACTTTGATTTTCTCTTGGAATGCCGATGCCGGTATCAATGACAATGAAATGGATTGGGAAATAATCTGGTCCGAGGTTGTGTTTTGTTCCCGGCGTTTTGATGATGACGGCGATGAACCCTGACTGGGTAAATTTGATTGCATTATGGATCAGATTTATCAATATTTGCCGCAGGCGTCGTGGGTCACCAAACAAGGTCGAAGGGAGTGGCTCCTCAAATTCTCTGGTCATAATCAATCCCTTGTCCCTTGCCGACCGTTCCATGATATCGAGAACCTCTTCAGTGATCTGGCGGACGTTGAATTGGACGATGTCCAAAGTAAGGCTGTTTGATTCGAGAAGTGAAAAATCGTCGATATTCTCGATCAGGACAAGCATGGCTTGTGTCGTATGTTGTACCTGGGCCAGGAAGTTTGATTCTTCGGAAAGATGGGACTTTTGGACATGGGTTTGCGCAGTTTCCAAGATTGAATTGAGAGGGGATCTCAAGTCGCGGCTTATGTTTGACAACAAAATCCCTCGCGCATGGTTGGCAAAATTGGTTTTTTCCTGAGTTTTCGAAAGGGTGTCGGTGTGGATATGGAGTTGTACCCAGTATCCTGAGAGGATGGTGAAAATCAGGAAACAGATGGCACCTGAGAAAAATTCTGGACTCAATCCTGGAGTGAATTCAGCGATGGGAGGGGCGGGAATGAACAGGGATGCCTGCATTGCGGTATAATGGAGTCCACAAATCGCTGCGGCCATGATCATGCCACTGGTAAGTTTTTGAAGAAGGATATTTTGTCCCTTTTGTTGGATCATTCGAGATGTGAAAATCAACGAAATGAAGGAAGTGAGAACGGCAACCAGAATTGAAAAAATGAAAATGTCTGGCATGTATCGAATTTCCGCCGGTAATCGCATGGCGGACATACCGATATAGTGCATGGTCCCGATTCCAGTGCCCATGATCACACCGGCAAGGAATAATTGTGGCCATGTGGCGGTTTTTTTGATTGCCAGTTGCAGGGCAAGAAATGAACTGGCGATGGCGGGAACGATTGAAATAAATGTTGTCATGAAGTCGTAAGAGATTCCGCATCTTAGATCATAGGCAAGTATTCCGATAAAGTGCATTGACCAGACTCCAATGCCCATGATCAGCGCTCCGACGCCAATCCAGATGACTCTGGAGGATGGTGAAGTTTCTTTTTGTGATCGCATCAGTTCGATGCGAATGGCAATATCGATTGCAGTCAATGAAGTGATGGCTGCGACTGCATAGGATAGAAGAACCAGGCGCCAGTCGTAATTTCCGCTGAGCACGTTGGCTGGCAAGGGGTCGGAGAGGAAAAATTCTGGATACATGATGTGGCTCGTCATGTGGAATCAAGGCAGCGTGTTTAACACAAGATGTGGTGTGTTAGCCTGTTGAATCTGTGAAGATGACATTGGGGTGTCGTCTTTCGAAAATAAATCCTCTTTTTGTTTGTAGACTTTACTATCATTCTTTGAGTAGAGTTGGCAAACTTTTTCATGAAATAAGGAAGAATTGACTCCATGGACCATAATGAGAAATTGGAACGTCTTTCCTGTACGGCTTTGAGAATGTTGGCCGTTGATGCCATTGAAAGGGCCCGATCTGGACATCCTGGGGTGGCTTTGGGTGCAGCGACGATGATGCATGTGTTGTGGGCAAGGGTTCTGAAACATGATCCCTGTGATCCCAGTTGGCTTGATCGTGATCGATTTGTGCTGGCGGTCGGTCATGCATCCATTCTGTTGTATGGGTTGTTGCATCTGTCAGGGTACAAACTTTCGTTGGATGAATTGATTCGGTTTCGACAATTGGGTTCGTTGACGCCAGGTCATCCTGAGCGTGGGGTGACTCCTGGGGTGGAAGTGACAACCGGTCCTTTGGGACAGGGATTGGGTATGGCGGTTGGGCTGGCGATGGCCGAAAAACGCCTGGCGCGAACATTCAACCAGGATGGTGTGGTTCCACTTGTGGATCATTTTACATATGTTTTGTTGTCTGATGGGGACATGATGGAAGGGGTGACCTATGAGGCGGCATCCCTGGCGGGTCACTTTAAACTGGGAAAATTGATTGCACTTTATGACGATAACAAAATATCGATTGAGGGTTCGACGGATTTGACGTTCAGCGAGGATATCGTGGGACGGTTTACCTCGATCGGTTGGCATACTGTGATCGTTAAAGATGGTGAATCAATGGTCGAAATTGAGAATGCACTTGGAAAAGCGCGTGCTGAATTGGATCGACCGAGTTTGGTGATCGTCAATACACATATTGGATATGGAAGCCCGAAGCAGGATTCCGCCGAGTGCCATGGCGCCCCTTTGGGACCGCAAGCAGCAGCGGCTACCCGTGGTTTTTTTGGCTGGCCGGAGGAACTTTTTCATGTTCCTGAGGAAGTGCGTCACTATTGGCAGGAGGTTGGCAAGCGCGGTAGACGGGA
The DNA window shown above is from Magnetococcales bacterium and carries:
- the rpsK gene encoding 30S ribosomal protein S11 translates to MAKGQKTKGKKKEKKNIASGIAYIRSTFNNTLITITDSVGNVISWGSAGSQGFKGSRKSTPFAAQMAAEDAGRRAQEHGMKNLEVRLKGPGSGRESALRALASIGFAISLVQDVTPIPHNGCRPPKRRRV
- the rpmD gene encoding 50S ribosomal protein L30 codes for the protein MSGTIKVEKIRSVIGRPEKHRRIMLALGLRKTHHVAELPDNPAVRGMVAKVIHLVRVLEE
- a CDS encoding 50S ribosomal protein L18 — protein: MAKDRHQARWKRGRRIRNRISHVRKDRFRLSVFRSSTNIYAQIIDDTKGQTLVAASTLEKGVREGLKSSGNIEAAIAVGKVLAGKAMEANIKRVVFDRGGYLYHGRVKALADAAREAGLEF
- the rplO gene encoding 50S ribosomal protein L15; protein product: MKLNELPPRQADRKQAKRVARGLGCGTGKTAGRGVKGQKARSGGYHKIGFEGGQMPLQRRLPKGGFKNPFRKEYAIISIGDLEVFSANAEIRLADLQEKGLVRKKIGDGIKLLADGELTKPVQIFVHKASRSAIEKVEGIGGKVHFIGGETDR
- the rplQ gene encoding 50S ribosomal protein L17 produces the protein MRHRKSGRKLGRETSHRKAMISNLAISLFRHERIETTVTRAKELRIFAERMVTLGKTGSLHARRRALGFLRDKDVVHKLFADIAVRNASRNGGYTRIIKTRNRYGDCAPMSFIELVEKVAVAQDS
- the rpsM gene encoding 30S ribosomal protein S13; translation: MARIAGVNIPVNKRLVVALTYIYGIGRNAAEEIMGKAGIDMATRTKDLSEAEVARIRSVIDEGYQVEGDLRRQVAMNTKRLMDLGCYRGLRHRRGLPVRGQRTHTNARTRKGPRKAIAGKVR
- the rpsD gene encoding 30S ribosomal protein S4: MSRYFGSKCRMCRRESTKLFLKGEKCFSDKCAIEKRNYAPGMHGQRRRKISDYGMHLREKQKIKRAYGLLESQFRNYFMKAERMKGVTGENLLILLERRLDNCVYRLGFSASRSEARQIVTHKQIVVNDKVVNLPSFLVRPGDKIEVREKAKTHLRIKGAVETSHKSQSVPWMEVDAATLTGRFVSYPDRSDLPAEYNENLIVELYSK
- a CDS encoding DNA-directed RNA polymerase subunit alpha, with protein sequence MYRNWTELIKPRKVELVSEGDAQRKATLVAEPLERGFGTTLGNALRRVLLSSLQGAAVSSVRIEGVLHEFSSIPGVMEDVTEIILNLKELAIRVNGSGTKRMRLFADKEGIVTAGMIETGADIDILNPKHHIATLNKSGRLDMTMTVTTGKGYVRAAQGGDDDSPSPIGEIPMDCSYNPVKKVSYKVENARVGQQTDHDKLIIDIETNGVVSPEDALALAAKILQDQLSLFINFDDVPMHEAGDAESGPRWNPHLFRKVDELELSVRSANCLKNDDIVYIGDLVQKTEAEMLKTPNFGRKSLNEIKEVLEEMNLSLGMHLENWPPENIEELAKQFEEENF
- the rplF gene encoding 50S ribosomal protein L6, producing MSRIGKKPVPVPNGVEVKISNCSVEVKGKLGTLKQDFSPLIEIRHEGGELLLNLRGKDKKADALWGLTRSLLFNMVRGVSEGFTKVLEIQGVGYRAAVGGGAIQLSLGFSHPVEMALPEGVNAKVEKNTVITFTGIDKQQLGQVCAEIRELRPPEPYKGKGIRYLGEHILRKEGKKK
- the secY gene encoding preprotein translocase subunit SecY, with translation MATTDVQSPFAGLANLGRIPELRKRIVFTLGMLIVYRIGAHVPTPGIDPNALAVFFSQQQGTLLGMFNMFSGGALSRLTVFALGIMPYISASIILQLMTSVFPKLEAIKKEGESGRRKINQYTRYGTVLLSIFQGFGIAYGLESMQAGGMSVVVDPGWSFRMMTVITLTSGTAFIMWVGEQITSRGIGNGISLIIYAGIVANLPIALVQTLQLARTGDLQPLFVLFLLVMAVAVTAFIIFMERAQRRITVQYARRQVSGRRMVGGESSHLPLKVNTAGVIPPIFASSIILFPVTLANFAPWDQVKVLAGYFSPGQIPYMLMYAVAILFFSFFYTAIVFNPEETADNLRKYGGFVPGIRPGVKTAEYLDTILTRLTLIGALYIAAVCLLPELLIANYNVPFYFGGTSMLIVVGVTMDTAAQIQSFLISRQYEGLMKKARIRGRRN
- the rpmJ gene encoding 50S ribosomal protein L36, with translation MKVRASVKKICKDCKMIKRKGVQRIICTKSPKHKQRQG
- the rpsE gene encoding 30S ribosomal protein S5 — protein: MSKPRRASAEEKVENRPSDDLIEKLVAIKRTAKVVKGGSRFNFSAIVVVGDGNGKVGYGLGKAKEVPESIRKATEQARKNMKKVAIKDGRTLFHEIQGRYGAGRVVVRPAAQGTGIIAGGAMRPIFEAVGVTDVLAKSLGTSNPHNLIKATFDALEAIKSPAMILAKRGLSGDAL